The Streptomyces sp. NBC_00670 genome window below encodes:
- a CDS encoding saccharopine dehydrogenase NADP-binding domain-containing protein, producing MSTPVIGVLGASGAVGRAAVHALRALGHTGLRLGGRTPSALCAVAQEEPGSHDETVWADADAPQGLRAFTEGCDIVLNCAGPTYRLRATVASAALAAGAHCVDVAGDDPAAEDLSKDGDPARDGRTVVLSAGALPGLSSLLPRWLAGQGLDTVSALTAHCGGLESCTPTVARDLMLSLTSGGADGAAYGEALAAVRDGRRVPRALRTAEDTEHAVFPGRVAVQPYLSGESERLAHALGLDRLDWYNVHPGPAVRALLGRLPASLAAGEDPAALADRLLLAADLDLAGRTPYYVMDFLLSGTASGRPATAGLTLRTASSYRLTAAVGALAVDAVLRGAVPPGVHFACDVLDPDTVVRHLRSHGIAGLRLTGTAAEAAPVEEGVL from the coding sequence ATGAGCACACCCGTGATCGGGGTCCTGGGGGCCTCCGGGGCCGTCGGCCGGGCCGCCGTACACGCCCTGCGCGCACTCGGGCACACCGGGCTCCGCCTCGGCGGGCGGACCCCGTCGGCCCTGTGCGCGGTGGCCCAGGAGGAACCCGGCAGCCACGACGAGACCGTCTGGGCGGACGCCGACGCACCGCAGGGCCTGCGCGCCTTCACCGAGGGCTGCGACATCGTCCTCAACTGCGCCGGCCCCACCTACCGGCTCCGCGCCACCGTCGCCTCGGCCGCACTGGCCGCCGGCGCGCACTGCGTCGACGTGGCCGGGGACGACCCGGCCGCCGAGGACCTGTCGAAGGACGGCGACCCGGCCCGCGACGGCCGCACCGTCGTGCTGTCGGCGGGCGCCCTGCCCGGCCTGTCCAGCCTCCTGCCCCGCTGGCTCGCCGGGCAGGGCCTGGACACCGTCTCCGCGCTGACCGCGCACTGCGGCGGCCTGGAGAGCTGCACACCGACCGTCGCCCGCGACCTCATGCTCTCCCTCACCTCCGGCGGCGCGGACGGCGCGGCCTACGGCGAGGCGCTCGCCGCCGTCCGCGACGGCCGGCGCGTACCCCGCGCCCTGCGCACCGCCGAGGACACCGAACACGCCGTCTTCCCCGGCCGGGTGGCCGTGCAGCCCTACCTCAGCGGCGAGAGCGAACGCCTCGCCCACGCCCTGGGCCTGGACCGGCTCGACTGGTACAACGTCCACCCCGGCCCCGCGGTACGGGCGCTGCTCGGCCGGCTGCCGGCGAGCCTGGCCGCCGGGGAGGACCCGGCCGCACTGGCGGACCGGCTGCTCCTCGCCGCCGACCTCGACCTGGCCGGACGTACCCCCTACTACGTCATGGACTTCCTCCTGTCGGGCACCGCCTCCGGACGGCCGGCCACGGCCGGACTGACGCTGCGCACGGCCAGCAGCTACCGGCTCACCGCCGCCGTGGGGGCGCTCGCGGTGGACGCCGTGCTCCGCGGGGCCGTACCGCCCGGCGTGCACTTCGCCTGCGACGTACTGGACCCGGACACGGTGGTGCGGCACCTGCGCTCCCACGGGATCGCCGGGCTGCGGCTCACGGGGACGGCGGCCGAGGCCGCACCGGTGGAAGAGGGTGTGCTGTGA
- a CDS encoding class I SAM-dependent methyltransferase, translating to MIDYYSPSAEFYELVATRHTASSGPPLTRVLSGLDVSHGPVLEIGAGTGRVTEVIASALPGAEVLAAEPSATMRAMLTSRVARDPDLRRRVTVVDGAAQDLVLPERLSAVVIFGVAGHLTVPERVALWKRLAARLPDGAPIVVELMGVSAPRVIPPVMSLRETIGRQTYEWWIGGEPAGGDAMRFTTTWKVLREGRTVREVADSYDWHTFDVARLAREAGMTSRRITEAGGRPIPEIGVLLK from the coding sequence GTGATCGACTACTACTCGCCGTCGGCCGAGTTCTACGAACTGGTCGCCACCCGGCACACCGCCAGCAGCGGCCCCCCGCTCACCCGCGTCCTCAGCGGCCTGGACGTCTCCCACGGCCCCGTCCTGGAGATCGGCGCCGGCACCGGACGCGTGACGGAGGTCATCGCCTCCGCGCTGCCCGGGGCGGAGGTCCTCGCCGCCGAACCGTCGGCCACCATGCGCGCCATGCTCACCTCCCGGGTCGCCCGCGACCCGGACCTGCGGCGCCGGGTCACGGTGGTCGACGGCGCGGCCCAGGACCTCGTCCTGCCCGAACGGCTCTCCGCTGTGGTGATCTTCGGGGTCGCCGGTCACCTCACCGTCCCCGAACGCGTGGCGCTGTGGAAGCGGCTCGCGGCCCGCCTGCCCGACGGGGCCCCCATCGTCGTGGAGCTGATGGGGGTCTCCGCGCCCCGTGTCATCCCGCCGGTGATGTCCCTGCGGGAGACCATCGGCCGCCAGACCTACGAATGGTGGATCGGCGGCGAACCCGCCGGGGGCGACGCCATGCGGTTCACCACCACCTGGAAGGTGCTGCGCGAGGGCCGCACCGTGCGCGAGGTCGCCGACAGCTACGACTGGCACACCTTCGACGTCGCCCGGCTGGCCCGGGAGGCCGGCATGACCAGCCGCCGCATCACCGAGGCGGGCGGCAGGCCCATCCCCGAAATCGGAGTACTCCTCAAGTGA
- a CDS encoding thioesterase II family protein, with translation MSAAVPHLPPAAPVRTARGDSPWIRRWSGGGATSRATLVCLPHAGGSATFYRPWAALLPPEVELLALQYPAREERVEDPGITGMGELVTAVADALLPLLDRPYALFGHSMGSAVAWELAHELRRRGAPAPRRLFASGRAAPGTAVTGQLHRQSDDVLGAELTRLGGTSGEILDDPGLRALVLAAVRHDYRIIETHRPADRPPLSCPVHVLTGADDPELGAARGRDRAGGWADLTTARTEVRVFPGDHFYLTPHRREVVATVLRRMDPSLATGARTWPSTP, from the coding sequence GTGAGCGCCGCCGTCCCGCATCTCCCGCCGGCCGCCCCCGTCCGCACCGCCCGCGGGGACAGCCCGTGGATCAGACGGTGGAGCGGCGGTGGCGCCACGTCCCGGGCCACCCTGGTCTGTCTGCCGCACGCGGGCGGCAGCGCGACCTTCTACCGGCCCTGGGCCGCGCTGCTGCCGCCCGAGGTGGAACTCCTCGCCCTTCAGTACCCGGCCCGCGAGGAGCGCGTCGAGGACCCGGGGATCACCGGCATGGGCGAGCTGGTGACCGCGGTGGCCGACGCCCTGCTGCCGCTGCTCGACCGGCCGTACGCCCTCTTCGGGCACAGCATGGGCTCCGCCGTGGCCTGGGAACTGGCCCACGAGCTCCGGCGCCGCGGCGCCCCCGCCCCGCGCCGGCTCTTCGCCTCCGGCCGCGCCGCCCCCGGCACGGCCGTCACCGGACAACTGCACCGCCAGAGCGACGACGTGCTCGGCGCCGAACTCACCCGGCTCGGCGGCACGAGCGGCGAGATCCTCGACGACCCCGGACTGCGCGCCCTGGTCCTTGCCGCCGTACGCCACGACTACCGGATCATCGAGACCCACCGCCCGGCCGACCGGCCACCGCTGAGCTGCCCGGTCCATGTGCTGACCGGCGCCGACGACCCCGAGCTCGGCGCGGCACGCGGCCGCGACCGGGCCGGCGGCTGGGCGGACCTCACCACCGCCCGTACCGAGGTGCGGGTCTTCCCCGGCGACCACTTCTACCTCACCCCGCACCGCCGCGAGGTGGTGGCCACCGTCCTGCGCCGGATGGACCCCTCGCTGGCCACGGGCGCCCGCACCTGGCCGAGCACCCCGTGA
- a CDS encoding Gfo/Idh/MocA family oxidoreductase yields the protein MSAAPTPFRVLVCGTNFGRFYAEAARGRPGYTLAGLLSRGSAASRAYARRLGVPHYTDVDDLPDGIDAACVAVSSSISGGQGTDLARALMDRGIHVLQEHPVHLTELTENYRHARRRGVRYRLNTHYPHVTPVRAFTDAARRLRARQRPLFVDAATPVHLMHPLVDILGRTLGTLRPWRFADPAPLPADIGPQPFRSLQGVFAGVPLTLRVHHQLDPSDRDNHALHWHRISLGTEGGVLTLADTHGPVLWSPRLHVGRDAGRRLVLDGPGTGRLGLATTSVVGDTVPFRTVFSDLWPEAVGRALDGLRDAVEQGGDALRTGQYDLAVCRVWTDLAARLGPPEIVRPDTPRPLAVSDMFPVPEPSPVPTSTGPAPAPADTASYTPSAEFFDLVAAEHTATASAPAIAALLADADLSGGPVVDVGAGTGLVTEAVARARPDAEILACEPAVGMRAVLTSRVFSDPDLRSRVTVTADAAPDLDLPDRVSAVLLCGVLGHLDADGRALLWRRLTRRLAPGGLVVVELMGFDEPLVLPETRLATATAGRQRYEWSFGGVPDDADGAMRLHSTWRVYADDATEPVREVHDSYRWIPFGLKDVEAESGLTARPLPTRPGAPPLAALTLPPVSPVAHPTQTEDHR from the coding sequence GTGAGCGCTGCTCCGACGCCCTTCCGCGTTCTGGTCTGCGGCACCAACTTCGGCCGCTTCTACGCCGAGGCGGCCCGCGGGCGCCCCGGTTACACGCTCGCCGGCCTCCTCAGCCGGGGCTCGGCCGCCTCCCGTGCGTACGCCCGCCGTCTGGGCGTCCCGCACTACACGGACGTCGACGACCTCCCGGACGGCATCGACGCCGCCTGCGTGGCGGTCAGTTCGTCCATATCGGGCGGGCAGGGCACCGACCTGGCCCGGGCGCTCATGGACCGGGGCATCCACGTCCTCCAGGAACACCCCGTCCACCTCACGGAGCTGACGGAGAACTACCGGCACGCCCGCCGCCGGGGAGTGCGGTACCGCCTCAACACCCACTACCCGCACGTCACCCCCGTCCGCGCCTTCACCGACGCGGCCCGCAGGCTCCGCGCACGGCAGCGGCCGCTCTTCGTGGACGCCGCCACACCGGTGCACCTGATGCACCCCCTGGTGGACATCCTCGGACGGACACTGGGCACCCTGCGGCCCTGGCGGTTCGCGGACCCCGCGCCGCTGCCCGCCGACATCGGGCCGCAGCCCTTCCGGTCCCTCCAGGGCGTGTTCGCGGGCGTGCCCCTCACCCTGCGGGTGCACCACCAGCTCGACCCGTCCGACCGGGACAACCACGCCCTGCACTGGCACCGGATCTCCCTCGGCACCGAGGGCGGCGTCCTCACCCTGGCCGACACCCACGGGCCCGTCCTGTGGAGCCCGCGGCTGCACGTCGGGCGGGACGCCGGCCGGCGCCTCGTCCTCGACGGGCCGGGCACCGGACGCCTGGGGCTGGCGACCACGTCCGTCGTCGGCGACACGGTGCCCTTCCGCACCGTCTTCTCCGACCTGTGGCCCGAGGCCGTCGGCAGGGCACTGGACGGATTGCGTGACGCCGTCGAGCAGGGCGGGGACGCGCTGCGCACGGGCCAGTACGACCTCGCCGTGTGCCGCGTCTGGACCGACCTCGCGGCACGGCTGGGACCGCCGGAGATCGTCCGGCCGGACACACCGCGGCCCCTGGCGGTCAGCGACATGTTCCCGGTGCCGGAACCGTCTCCCGTCCCCACATCCACCGGGCCCGCCCCCGCCCCCGCCGACACCGCGTCCTACACGCCGTCGGCGGAGTTCTTCGACCTCGTCGCGGCCGAGCACACCGCGACCGCGAGCGCCCCCGCGATCGCCGCGCTCCTCGCCGACGCCGACCTGAGCGGCGGGCCGGTGGTCGACGTCGGCGCCGGAACCGGGCTGGTGACCGAGGCCGTCGCCCGGGCCCGGCCGGACGCGGAGATCCTCGCCTGCGAACCGGCGGTCGGCATGCGGGCCGTGCTCACCAGCCGGGTGTTCAGCGATCCGGACCTGCGCTCCCGGGTCACGGTCACGGCGGACGCGGCCCCTGACCTGGACCTTCCCGACCGGGTCAGTGCTGTCCTGCTCTGCGGGGTCCTCGGCCACCTCGACGCCGACGGCCGGGCCCTGCTGTGGCGACGGCTGACCCGGCGGCTGGCCCCCGGCGGGCTCGTGGTCGTCGAACTCATGGGCTTCGACGAGCCGTTGGTCCTCCCCGAGACCCGGCTCGCGACCGCCACGGCGGGCAGGCAGCGCTACGAGTGGTCGTTCGGCGGCGTCCCCGACGACGCGGACGGCGCGATGCGCCTGCACTCCACCTGGCGCGTCTACGCCGACGACGCCACGGAGCCGGTGCGCGAGGTGCACGACTCCTACCGCTGGATCCCCTTCGGCCTGAAGGACGTGGAGGCCGAGTCCGGCCTGACCGCCCGCCCCCTGCCGACCCGCCCCGGCGCACCCCCACTGGCCGCGCTCACCCTTCCTCCCGTTTCCCCCGTTGCCCACCCCACTCAGACCGAGGACCACCGATGA
- a CDS encoding cytochrome P450: MSTPPPTPRDFPMRRGCPFAAPEEYAALRTEDPVARVTLPTGREAWVVSRYDDVRELLSDPRVSADITRPNFPALGEGEQEAGAKFRPFIRTDAPEHTRYRRMLLPVFTVRRVRAMRPAVQARVDEILDAMLAGGGPTDFVAAYANAVSTSVICELLGVPRENLEFFRDVTRISGSRHSTAAQVSEALGGLFGLLAELVAQRRDEPRDDLISRLVTEQLAPGHVTMEQLLSTLGITINAGRETTTSMIALSTLLLLDRPDLREELRRDPSLMPAAVDELLRVLSVADSIPLRVAAEDIELSGRTVPADDGVIALLAGANHDPEQFDHPERVDFRRTDNHHVAFGFGVHQCVGQHLARLELEIALETLLRRVPTLRLAGERDQVVVKHDSATFGLEELRVTW, encoded by the coding sequence ATGAGCACACCCCCGCCCACGCCCCGCGACTTCCCGATGCGGCGCGGCTGCCCCTTCGCCGCGCCCGAGGAGTACGCCGCCCTGCGCACCGAGGACCCGGTCGCCCGCGTCACCCTGCCCACGGGGCGGGAGGCCTGGGTGGTGAGCCGGTACGACGACGTGCGCGAACTGCTCTCGGACCCGCGCGTCAGCGCGGACATCACCCGGCCCAACTTCCCCGCCCTCGGCGAGGGGGAGCAGGAGGCCGGGGCGAAATTCAGGCCCTTCATCCGCACCGACGCGCCCGAGCACACCCGATACCGGCGGATGCTGCTGCCGGTGTTCACCGTGCGCCGGGTGCGGGCGATGCGTCCCGCCGTACAGGCGCGCGTGGACGAGATCCTGGACGCCATGCTCGCCGGCGGCGGCCCCACGGACTTCGTCGCCGCGTACGCCAACGCCGTGTCCACCTCGGTGATCTGCGAACTGCTCGGCGTCCCCCGGGAGAACCTGGAGTTCTTCCGGGACGTCACCCGGATCTCCGGGTCCCGCCACAGCACCGCCGCACAGGTCTCCGAGGCGCTCGGGGGTCTCTTCGGACTGCTCGCGGAACTGGTCGCCCAGCGGCGGGACGAACCCCGCGACGACCTGATCTCCAGGCTCGTCACCGAGCAACTGGCCCCCGGCCACGTCACGATGGAGCAACTGCTCTCCACACTCGGCATCACGATCAACGCCGGCCGCGAGACCACCACCAGCATGATCGCCCTGAGCACCCTGCTCCTCCTGGACCGCCCGGACCTGCGGGAGGAACTGCGCCGCGACCCCTCCCTGATGCCGGCCGCCGTCGACGAACTCCTGCGCGTGCTCTCCGTCGCCGACTCCATCCCGTTGCGCGTCGCCGCCGAGGACATCGAGCTGTCCGGCCGGACCGTGCCCGCCGACGACGGGGTCATCGCCCTCCTCGCCGGGGCCAACCACGACCCCGAACAGTTCGACCACCCCGAGCGGGTCGACTTCCGCCGCACGGACAACCACCACGTGGCGTTCGGCTTCGGCGTGCACCAGTGCGTCGGGCAGCACCTGGCGCGGCTGGAACTGGAGATCGCGCTGGAGACGCTCCTGCGCCGCGTCCCGACGCTGCGCCTCGCGGGGGAGCGGGACCAGGTCGTCGTCAAGCACGACTCGGCCACCTTCGGCCTGGAAGAACTGAGGGTGACCTGGTGA